Proteins from one Mytilus galloprovincialis chromosome 11, xbMytGall1.hap1.1, whole genome shotgun sequence genomic window:
- the LOC143052935 gene encoding transmembrane protease serine 3-like: MFLCLGVFLAGLVAIAEGSVCATSYKGACIDIFSTCPSGYVQSYSHCGFLELCCYPQHSTSTGTGTGTGTGSHTGTGTGSHQTSSGAQCGIPDVTSHRIVGGTVATAHAYPWQVSLRYGSHHMCGGTIIDSQWILTAAHCFEDTTHSYWTVATGIHDRGHIYRSQVHNVRNVIVHTGYSSRSNHNDIALIKLDKPLDLTDSTTKAACLPNKYEDFDGLVCTVTGWGALHTDGPGTRLLNEVDVPIMDSNRCKYYLGNVIYGSNICAGYNQGGRDACQGDSGGPLVCKKDSVYKITGVVSWGYGCAKRHAPGVYTRVSSFIDWINTNKARHP, from the exons ATGTTTTTGTGTCTAGGAGTATTTCTAGCTGGTCTAGTGGCAATAGCCGAGGGCTCAG TATGTGCCACCTCCTATAAAGGAGCATGTATTGACATTTTCAGTACATGTCCGAGTGGCTACGTACAAAGTTATAGTCACTGTGGTTTCTTAGAACTTTGTTGTTATCCACAACATTCTACAAGTACTGGGACCGGAACTGGAACTGGTACAGGAAGTCATACCGGAACCGGAACCGGAAGTCACCAAACGAGTAGCGGAG CTCAATGTGGAATACCTGATGTAACAAGTCATCGAATTGTTGGCGGAACTGTCGCAACTGCGCATGCTTACCCATGGCAG GTATCACTACGATACGGGAGTCATCACATGTGTGGAGGAACTATTATCGACAGTCAATGGATTCTTACAGCGGCTCATTGTTTCGAAga CACCACCCACTCTTACTGGACCGTAGCAACTGGTATCCACGATAGAGGTCATATCTACAGAAGCCAGGTACACAACGTAAGAAATGTGATCGTTCACACAGGCTACAGCTCACGAAGTAACCATAACGATATTGCACTCATCAAGTTAGATAAACCTCTTGACCTTACTGATTCTACAACTAAGGCCGCTTGTCTCCCTAACAAATATGAAGATTTTGACGGACTGGTATGTACAGTAACCGGATGGGGAGCTCTTCACACAG ATGGTCCAGGAACTAGGTTATTAAATGAAGTTGATGTCCCAATCATGGATAGTAACAGATGCAAATATTACCTTGGCAACGTTATTTACGGAAGTAACATTTGTGCTGGATATAACCAAGGTGGCAGAGACGCTTGTCAG GGAGATTCTGGTGGACCTCTTGTTTGTAAGAAGGACAGTGTCTACAAAATAACAGGAGTAGTCTCGTGGGGATATGGATGCGCCAAAAGACATGCACCAGGAGTGTATACTAGAGTATCCTCGTTCATTGATTGGATCAACACAAATAAAGCTAGACATCCATGA